From the Papaver somniferum cultivar HN1 chromosome 2, ASM357369v1, whole genome shotgun sequence genome, the window TGCATTGTCATTCCACCAGTTCTTCGAAGGATTTGCATTAGGAGGTTGCATTTCACAAGCTCAGCTAAAGAAGCTGTCAACAATGTCGATGGCGTTCTTCTTTGCTGTGACAACCCCAGCTGGGATTGGAATGGGTACTGGAATAGCATCTTTCTACAACTCTAACAGTCCAAGAGCATTGGTTGTCGAAGGTGTGTTGGATTCAATATCTGCTGGAATTCTGGTGTATATGGCTTTGGTGGATTTGATTGCAGCTGATTTTCTAAGCAAGAGAATGAGATGTAATTCTAAGCTTCAAATTATTTCCTACTTTGCTCTATTTTTTGGAGCTCTTTCCATGTCTTCATTAGCAATTTGGGCTTGATAATGTTTTTTTCAAAACTCCATGTGTGTAAATCATTTTGTTAACGATTCGTTAGCattctcttcatcttctttttcatctACACAGTCGTAGGAGATGGAGAAAGTAGATAATTGTGCAGAAGAGGATTTCCAGTTGTAGCCTGTGCCTCTAttttcattgcgcttcatttttGTCCTTGTATCTTGTTTTACAATTGTTTTCATCTTCACTTGATAGTGAATCAGTGATGAACAAAGAGATGGTTGTTCCAAATACCCATGTTGTGGTAATAAAGTGTCAAATTTCTGTACTCTCATTGCAACAAACATGTTCTTCTCACCTTACCAACACAACACGACACTCTTCAATCAAATTCGAGTACTCACAAGGTTTTAGCAGAAACAAGTCAATCTTGGGCTTCTGCTGCAATGGGCCTAACTTCTGCAAATGCTGCTAAATGGTAGGATGTCTGGATACCAAAAGCAGAAGTTGATTTTTTCTGCTTTTAATCCGAAATTATATACCTATAAACTAATTTCACGCTTTTTGACTTCTACAAATTAAAAAAACTATTTCAGGAAATGTATCAAAACATGTTATAAATCTAACAATTCTGGAAATGTATCCAAACATGCTATAAATTTAACAATTTTCACTCTTAGCATTGATTCGCATAACAACAATTTTCATTCTTAGCATGATTTGGGGAAGAACGCTGCTACCACAAGACAAATATAACCCAAATTTTGCCACACTGTCAAAAGGTTTTTGCACTCCACTTGCAACACTCGAATGACTTTATCTTAATTTTTGACACCCAACTTACACCACCCAAATATGACTTTTGGTCAACCCATTTGGCGAGAAGCCAAAGAGTTACTAAGACACAAAATTTAGCTCATCACAGCACTTCACATTGAGTTAGTTCACAAAATCTTAAATCTCCATGATCTCCATACCCCTTCTCCATGATCAGCATCTAATACAATCTATCTTTCGGTACTGGCAGGTTATCTCCAAAGTAGTGAAGTGGAACTAAGCTCTTCTCATAAGTTTGGAATATTGATCTTGAGCGTAAAACTTTCGTGTTGTTTCCGAACTTCAAAACTTTCGTCCTATCATTCTTTGGATTATATAAAACTAAAGTCTCTGGATAATCGAGTTTAACTTCTAATAGAAGCTCCCCAGTTTTTAAACACTCTATCCTTGTCAAATACTGTCGTAGCGGTTGTCTTTCACGTAATTTCAATTTTGAAATCAAGTAAATCCTAGTCCATGATTCTCCATTGCCATAATCTTTCATCGTCCATACTTCAAAACCAGTACTCTTACTAAAAAACATGCATAGAAACCCATCCAGCACACCAATACGTCTATATTCATAGTTATTAACTTTCAAGTAGTCTGGTTTGAGATTTCTCTGGTGATCTCGGATGTTACATCTAATGCAATCAAGACTCTGATCACAGAAATTGACTCATCTGATCCAGACTGTGCTAACCAGTGAAGAGCCCCATTACAAAACACCCCGTATTCATCGGGTTCGTGATTAAACATATAAGGGATATGTTGAATTTGTTTCCAAGTATTCGATCCAAGTGAATAAATGAAAACTTTAGATGGGACGATATGCATGCGGGGAATATGTATGACCTTgtaatcatctttgtttgagtcaTAACCAAACCCATCTATGCCCCAACGGACTTGAAGATCAGATGGTGGTTTCGGTAGCAGTTTGTACTCATTCGTAGTAGGGTtccataaacaaaaaaaattatttggaggACTTGCGCAAACTAAGCCATTACATGAACCCACAAAGTAACTTTCATTATTCACCAGCGCTGTGCTAGCGAGTGATGATTCTAACTTGTCACTGCGTACTACTTTACCAGCAAGCAATGGTGATGTTAACAAATCATTATCTAAAGTGTACACTTCATTATCACCACCTATGAGCACTATCTGTTTGGTGTTATTGAACCGGATGCTCCAAGATTTGCATACGCACCTGAATTTTAAGCGATACCCCAGTGGTAACCTGGAAGTAATCTCAAAGATGATTTCTTCTGGGAGATGCGGCAGCAACATCGGTTCTAACACTTTCTTGTCTTTTTTCCCTTCCCTTTTCGTTATCttgttacttttctttttcttgcatgCAGATGAACGCGATCTTGATTTCTTTTCCTTATTCCCCTTCATCTTCCTGTTTTAGGGTTCTTTAATTTCTTAATTGTGATTGATTCCACTCAGGCGCGTATATTATATATGTACGCGCGATCTTTAGGCCTTTGAGGGGATGATAGGGTATGTCCACATGGATTTGCTAGGTCTCGCAACGGGTCAGCCCACCTTTGTTTTCTCCTGGACTAGTTTGGTTACCTTTGTTGCAAGGAAAACGCTGAAGATATTTGCACCATGATCCAGTTTATGCCGCTAGTACCCAACATCTACTACAATGTCTAAAACCACTCAAGGCCTCCCAAATATGACTGTTGCCTAGATTGGCAAAGTTCATCTTTGGAGTCATGTCAGCAGGGAAACAAGGTATTATGTTACTAAAGCTTTTATGCTGTGGGGTTTAGTCGGTGGGAAGAGTTTGGCTTTTTGTAAAACTCTATCTTGACCAaacttgttcctaaagtttaggaatCCTTAAGGACCAAGTTAGTTTCTCTATATAAGGATCAGAATTGTAGGTTTGTGTAAATCCAACTTAGAAGACTGGTAAATTTTTGTGtttagggttttggtctcttTATTGGTAGGATCGTGTGcgaccgtgaaggtcaatattgGTGTGAtataaaaacttgtagagagaggattttggtgttctagtggtTAGGATTTAGGGCTtttccctaaaccaagtttctagtgtttccatgtttctcctctgttagttGCAGCTGtgaagacggtgtagaagagaagacatgaggctgaTTTGAGGAATGGTTAGgaattggtttctatggtttcctCGATGGTGTTCtcggtatgtcttgttaactctttggttcttgtcttgggttgcgtaaagagcatgtaatggtctttgatttaatggaaatttttctggtggtgttggccgtggatgtagcttgtaaaggtgaaccacatatattttgtgttgtgtttgtgtgcttgtttatcttctgtctctttcttattatttctcccatgtttggttcaaatcaccaattgcctTGTTGATCTTGTGATTCCGCTGCGCTGGGGgagccaattttcccaacacTGCAGTGGCCTCGTTTTTGGTTATCCTCAAGCAATGAGTGTGTTTGAACCATAGCCCATTCTGATTACATATCTATGAATGTTGTTAATATACTTCTTCTTTCTGGAGTTTCCCAACTTAATTGGAAGTTAATAGACACATGAAAAAATGAAGTTAAAAATCCCAATCCTAATTTGGCAGATCTTCTCATATAACGAGACAttctgatgcagggcatactacaattccagaagattccgcttagaggtttggcttccatggtttcctagtttcagtctttcttatttttaggattcttttagatttccttttagttttttgtttcctagtttagttattcttcaagcctatataaaggctagattaagtcttgtaagagctatctattactcaatcaaattattaaacacaaaacttatctttctcttcttgcttgaattctcttctcttcttgcttatagcaatctagtattgctttcttttaccttgttccacattagttggtatcaaccgcttagttttaggttttcatcctataacttgatcatttacatcgcttccgcaacacctttcagtcctttttttagttccttttcgtatacaaaaagaaaaaaaaatgactgctcaaccagttactctagcagcaatcgaagctctcatcaaatctcataccgagattttggcaaaaaacattattgaagctcttgagaagtccatggaggacaaattagggttaagagataccaagcttgaaaccatgcagaatcaacttttgaaggttgcaaaacatataaatctagatttggatatgcctgagcttgtagacttagaaggaaaaactaaagaagatatacttcagtttttacagaatgatgaagtacctgaagatgtattgcgtactttaaacattaagaaaccgtatgaaggtttcataggtcattcaaagaagaagatagtttctcctgcacttgacagtgatgatgaagatgaacgtgagaacgatctagagaagaattggattgaagaacgacgtttaaaaactggtcacaacccttacagttctttaccagaatataaactaaaagctgatattcctaacttctatggaaattttcgtattgaagaactaactgattggttctttgaggtagaagcttttttcgaattcatggaagtccctgaagatgctaaggttaaacttgtgacatacaaactcaaaggaggagctgcagcttggtgggataagatgtgtgatgatcgtagaaatgctaacaaaccgaaaatacgtacttggaaacgtatgaaaactttgatcagggataagttcttacctagagactttatgcagaaacttttcatcaaattacaaaacattcagcagggggcacgaactgttgaagaatatgtgtcagatttttataatttggtcgcacgaaatcaactcaaagaatctgaagaacagttagttgcaagattcattgagggactgaatatattaatacaaaatggtatgactcattcagtttttactatggtcgaagctgtgcagcaagctattaagatagaaaatcgtcttattcgttcttctaggatttatccatccagacaagggcgttattaaaatacttacaggggtaccaattcatttcaaaccttttctccagatactgttttgaatATTCCCAGACCTCCTTATGATGATattagccattcacatcgacaacctagccattcactgtaggatgggttaatgcctctagcacacagaagattactcttcagtgttatgtgtcattctcttttgagggttatgaagacacagttctatgtgatgtcattaatatgacggaaacccatcttcttcttggcagaccttggcaatacgatcttcacgcggttcacaatggattcgagaatacttacacttttgttcataatgggaaaaccaaggttcttagtccatccaattccacttcaaactcttgtgcgcagactgatgctgccgtagccactgttattcgttctttgcaaccacaacattctttacattcccatgaagattctaagcctatgattgagttgcctgcaaaggtgaagcccttattatttcaatataatgttttatttccagatgaactaccaactgcattacctcctttacggaatattcaacactacatcgattttattcctggagcctctttaccaaaccaagcacactatcgcttaagtcctgctgagcatgagatattacagggacaggtaaatgatttgcttacaaagtgtttgatacgacctagcaacagtccttgtgccagtcctgccttcttggttagtaaaaaagacaatggatggaggatgtgtatcgattgcaaagcattaaatcgcatcaccattccttatagattttccgATCCctcgtattgatgatatgattgatttactgtcgggctctattatttttactaagttggatttacgcagtggttaccaccaaatacgcattcgaggtggagatgagtggaaaacaacattcaagacacgtgaaggtttatatgaatggctggtcatgccatttgggttatctaatgcacctagtacttttatgcgacttatgaatcaggttctccaaccctttctcagtaaatttgttattgtctattttgatgacatactaatttttagtcgcagtgagccagaacacctccaacatctttcacaagtgttttaagttcttgctgacaactctttatatgttaatttgaagaagtgtaccttcatggcttcttcagtaacatttttgggatatgtgatttctactgatggtattcatgtcgatccttctaaagttcaagcaattgaagattggccagttcctacttctattcgtgatgttcgtagttttcatggtttggcttctttctatcgaagatttgtgaagaactttagctctatttctgcacctttgactgactgtctcaagaagtagaagtttgagtggacggaagcaatggataaaagctttattcttcttaaagaaaagctttgtacggcaccaattcttgcacttccgaatttcaacaagccttttgaaatagattgtgatgcatctgttgttggtattggtgcagtattatcacaggagggtcatccaattgcatattacagtgagaagaattcagatgcacaaaagaaatggtctacatatgaattagagttattggctcttgttcaatctcttaagcagtggcatacttatcttatacatagggaatttgttgtcaacactgacaaccatgctttgaagtttttgaatacttttgcttaagttaacagaatgcatgatcgatggctttccacactcaacaaatacactttctccgtaagacataaaagtggcaaattgaatcaagttgttgatgccttaagtagaagaagtcatctattaactacaattcgtaatgagagttatgcatttgactatatcaaagacatttatccagaagatgaagattttggcaaactatgggatcaatgcagttctcaaactcatggggttgatgattttcttatacaagaaggttttctttttaaagggaatcgattatgtattcctcaagggtctttacgtttacatcttatgcgagaattacatggcagtggtcttggtggtcattttgggagagataaaaccattgccctgattgaagaaagatatttctggccatctttgaaacgtgatgtacaaaagttagtacaaaaatgcatggtctgtcagagagcaaagggtacaattcaaaataccgggttgtatactcctttaccagttcctgatgcac encodes:
- the LOC113351225 gene encoding putative F-box protein At3g16210, whose translation is MKGNKEKKSRSRSSACKKKKSNKITKREGKKDKKVLEPMLLPHLPEEIIFEITSRLPLGYRLKFRCVCKSWSIRFNNTKQIVLIGGDNEVYTLDNDLLTSPLLAGKVVRSDKLESSLASTALVNNESYFVGSCNGLVCASPPNNFFCLWNPTTNEYKLLPKPPSDLQVRWGIDGFGYDSNKDDYKVIHIPRMHIVPSKVFIYSLGSNTWKQIQHIPYMFNHEPDEYGVFCNGALHWLAQSGSDESISVIRVLIALDVTSEITREISNQTT